A region of the Candidatus Izemoplasmatales bacterium genome:
CCCGTCGGAATCCATCCTGATCGAAAAGCCGGTTCCATGACGGTAACGGTCGACGATTCTGACAAGCGTCGGAAACAGGGTTCGCACCAAGGCCTCGTCGTCCGTATGCGAAAGATAGCGGTCGACCGCGTGGACGTACCAGAGCGAGGCGTCGGCGGTATTGTAGTAGGGATCCTGCCCGGCGTCGGGGAACATGTTGGGAATCAGTCCGTCCTTCTCGTAGCGCGCGAAGGAGGCGAGGATCTCGCGCGCCTCGGGGAAACGCTTCGTCACGAGACAGAGCCCCTCGAAGGCGATCATCGTGTCCCGTCCCCAGTCGGCGAACCAGGGCAGTCCCGCGAGCACCGTCGCAAGTCCCGTGGAACGCCGGTGCGCGAGGAACAGGTCGCCGGCGCGGACCAGCCGCGCGGCGAAATCGTCAACCATCCCGGCGTGGAGGACGACGTCCCGGACGCGGGTTCGGCTTGCTTCGACGATCGCTTCCGCCGATTCCGCGGGAAGTTCGTCGAGGGCGACGACGAGGGAGGCGGTGAGGGTCGTTTCCGCCGGAACGTCGAAGACGAGGGCGTAGGCTTGGAAGAAGGCGTCGACGCGGTCGTCGCCGGTCGCGGCGTCGAAGGCGTAGGTGACGTCGGACGCGATCGCCGGATCGTGACGGACGAAGGTGCCGAGGGACGCCTGCGCGACGATCTTGCGCGACGGCGCCTTGTCGGGGATGAGGACGAGCCGCGCGCCCTCGGCGGTCGCCAAGAAGGTGAGTCGGTCGGGGGTACGGACGTCGCCGTGGTTCCGCCAAGTGAACTGCGGGACCAGGCAAAGATGCGCCGCGCGCTTCCCCGTCGCGATCCGGTAGCGGATCGCCACGGCGTTTCCGCCGTAGCGGGGGGCGACCGTCTTCTCGAGGGTGACGCCGCCGACGCGAGAACCGTAGGTCGCGACCTCGTCGAGGGAAAAGGTACTTGCGATGAGGTCGTAGGTCCGGCCGCCGACGACCATGGTCTCGTCGACCTTGGCGAGGAGGAGCGTGCGGTCGGTCGGGGGGTTCAGGCTGACGACGAGATAGCCCTGATGCTTGCGGAAACGGCGGTTCGTCACCGAACCGGCCGCGTAGCCGCCCATCCCGTCGGGAAGGTACCATTCCTGGGGCAGGACCCCGTCCTTCGTCCGGAGTGCCTTCTGGTCGTACTCGTAGGTCATGTCGTCGCCTCCTCGTCCACCGATAATATTGTACCACGCGAACCGCGTTTGGCATATCCCGGGGCGATGCCTTGATGGAAACGGGACGTTTCGTGATATAATAATGAGTGGTGATGAAGAAGATGTTGACGATGAAAGACATCCGCCAGGAAGGCGATCCGATCCTCCGCCGTCGCGCGGAAGAGGTCGCGATGCCCTTGTCCCAGGCGGACTATGCGATCCTGAAATCGATGATGAACTACATCCTGAACAGCCAGAACGACGCGCTCGCGGCCGAAATGGACCTGCGTCCCGCGGTCGGCTTGGCGGCACCGCAGATCGGCGTCTCGAAAAGGATGTTCTGCATGAACGCGTTCGACGAGAAGGGCGAGGTCCTGCACCGCTACGCCTTCGTCAATCCGAAGATCCTGTCGAGTTCGGAGGAACAGTGCTACGTGCCCGGCGGCGAGGGTTGCCTCTCCGTCGACGAGGAGAAGAACGGCCTCGTGCCGCGCGCGAAGCGCATCAAGGCGCGCGCGATTCTGGTCGACCTCGAGACCGCCCGGGTCGACGAGGTGATCGTCAAGCTCTCGGGCTTCCCGGCGGTCGTCTTCCAGCACGAGTACGATCATCTCCTCGGAATCCTCTTCATCGACAAGAAAAAGGCCGAACTGCCCGGCATCAAGCCGATCGAGTTCGTCCACGAGGAAGAGGCGCAGGCCGAATAAGACGCGAAAGGCTCCGACGACGGAGCCTTTCTTCTTTCATTCCCTGCCCCGCATGAAGTTCGCGAAGCGGATGCCGAAGTCGTAAGCCTCCCGCAACTGGTCCGCCGATGGATTGAAGCGGATCCGGAGGCCTTCGATCGTCTTCATCTTCAACTGGGCGAGCCGGGCGAGGATGTTCGGGACGGCTTCGCCGCTCCATCCGTAGGAACCGAAGGCCGACGCGAACTTTCCGCCGTCGACGATCGGGTTCAGGCTCGAAAGGATGTCCCAGACCGGTTTCAGGGTGTCGGCGAGGATCGTCGTCGAGCCGATCAGGAAGGCGTCGGCCGCCTGGATGCGGTCGACGATGTAGTGCGTCATCGTGCCGACGATGTCGATCGTCTCGACCTTGACCTTGCCTTCGAACGCGGCCTCGACGCCCTTCTTCACTTCCGCCGACATCTTGAGCGTGTAGCCGTACGCACTCGCGATCGGAATCACGACGAGCGGGATCTCGTTCTTCGGCCGGATCTCGGCCCACTTGGCGTAGAGCGCCTTCGCCTCCTCGATGTTGGTCTCGTCGAGGACGGGGCCGTGGCTCGTGGCGACGTACTTGAGGGGCAGGTCCTTGATCCGCTCGAGACCCTTCTGGACGAACTTCCTGAACGGCGACATGATCGCGTCGAAGTAGTCCTTGAGTGCCTTCCGGTAGTCGTCCTGGTTCTTGACGTTCTTGGCGAAGACGCCTTCGAAGGCGTAGTGGGCGCCGAAGAAGTCGCAGGTGAAGAGGATCTTGTCCTCTTCGAGCCAGGTGAACATCGTGTCCGGCCAGTGCAGGTTGGGCAGCGTGAAGAACCGGAGGGACCGGTTCCCGAGCGAGAGGACGGCGTCGTCCTTCGCCTGGACCGCCTTGAACGGGCGGTTGACGATCTCCTTCAGGTTGGAAAGACCGGCCGCCGTGGCGACGACGGTCAGGTCGGGATTCAGATCGAGCAGTCTGGCGACCGATCCGGAATGGTCCGGTTCGGTATGGTTCAGGACGACGTAGTCGATGTCCTTGAAGTCGACGAGCGACTGCACCTTGGCGATGTAGTCGTCCTGAAAATTGACCTTCGCGGTATCGATCAGGGCCGTCTTCTCGCTGCCGACGACCAGGTAGGCGTTGTAGGTCGTGCCGAATTCGGTCTCCATCACGATGTCGAAGACGCGGAGGTCGTAGTCGTTGACGCCGACCCACCAGAGTTTCTCGGCGAGCTTCTTGACTTTGGTCTGCATGGTTCTCACTCCTCCCATCCATTATACTCCAAGAGGGCTTACCGTGAAAACCGGATGCACGCGAAACGCTCGTTCAACGGGCGGAAAACGACGAAGAACCCCTGCGGAGAGGGGCGTGGATCAGAAGACGGGGACGACGGAGACGCCGTAGGAGGCCGCGATGAAGTCCCTGACGGCCTGGGTGCGGAGCGCTTCGAGCAGGACCGCGATCGCCTCGGCGTTCTCGGTTCCCGCGCGCACGGCGATGATGTTCGCATAGAGGTCCGCGGCCGCCGAGTCGACGGCTTCGGAGACGAGGAGCCGGTCGGTCACGCCGGCCTCGATCGCGTAGTTGCCGTTGATGACGGCGAAAGCGACGTCTTCGAGCCGCGAGGGGATCGCGGCCGCCTCGAGCTCGACGATCTCGAGACCGAAGGGGTTGGAGACGATGTCGAGTACGGTCGCCGACAGGCCGGCGCCATCCGCCAGCCCGATCAGTCCGTTCGCCTCGAGGAGGAGGAGCGCCCGGGCGAGGTTCGAGGCGTCGTTCGGGACGGCGACGGAGGATCCCGACGGGATCGCCGAAAGGTCGTCCTCGGTGCCGGCGTAGAGGCCGAGCGGTTCGAAGTGGATCGCGCCGGCCGAGACGAGCGACGTCCCGTGGGCGGCGTTGTAGGAGTTCAGGTAAGGCACGTGCTGGAAGAAGTTGGCGTCGAGTTCGCCGGCGGCGAGGGCGTCGTCGGGCAGGACGTAGTCGGTGAAGACGACGATTTCGAGTTCGTAGCCGCGGGCTTCGACGACGGCGCGGACGGCTTCGAGGATCTCGGCGTGGGGGACCGGCGTGGCGCCGATCGTGATCGTCTTGTCGGCGATGTTCGCCTTGCCGGAACAGCCGGCGAGGGCGAAGAGGACGAGGAGCGCGGAAAGGGACGACAGGATCTTTTTCATGGGGTGAAATCTCCTTTTTGATTTTTAGTGGGATGGCTTGGATCAGCGGAGGCGTCGGTCGATCCTGCGGGCGATCGCATTCGATGCGATCTGGATCGCTTCGACCAGGACGATGAGGATCAGGATCGTGACGAGCATGACGTCCGTCCTGTAGTTGTAGTAACCGTAGCGGATGGCGATGTCGCCGAGACCGCCGCCGCCGGCGGCACCGGCCATCGCCGAAGAACCGAGCAGGGCGATCGCGACGATCGGAATCTGGCGGACGAGGATGGGAAGCGCCTCGACGAGGTAGACCTTCCGGACGATCTGCCAGGGGGTCGCGCCCATCGCGACGACGGTCTCGATCAGGGTCGGCGGAAGCTCGGCGAGGGCCGCCTCGACGACGCGGGCGACGAAGGGGGCCGCCGCGATCGCGAGCGGCACGATCGCGCCGACGGTGCCGATCGAGGTGCCGACGACGAAGCGCGAGAACGGGATCAAAAGCATCATCAGGATCACGAACGGGATCGAGCGCATCGTGTCGACCGTCCATCCGAGGATCGCGCGGACCCGTTTCCGGGGGACGATCCCGTCCGGTTTCGAGACGGCGAGGACGACGCCGGCGGGCAGGCCGAGGAGGACGGCGAAGAACAGCGAGAGGGACACCATCGCGACCGTCTCGCCGGTGCCTTCGAGCAGCAGGGGGATGAGTTCGGTCATCATGACACCTCCTCTCCGAGAAGCAGCCGCGTGATCGGCGCGCGCGGGTTCGTAAACACCGATCCGGTCGGCCCGCTCTCCGCGACCGCGCCCCGGTCGAGGACGACGACGTCGTCGCAGAGGGCGCGGACGATCCCGATCTCGTGGGTGACGACCACGACGGTGACGCCTTGTTCGCGGTTGATCCGCGAGAGGAGCGCGACGACGTCGCGGGTGGTGATCCCGTCGAGGGCGCTCGTCGGCTCGTCGCAAAGCAGGATGCGGGGCGAGGGGGCCAGCGCGCGGGCGATCGCCACCCGCTGCATCTGTCCGCCGGAGAGCGTCGCGGGATGGCGTTTCGCCTTGTCGGCGAGGCCGACGAGGTCCAGCAGTTTTGCGACGCGGGCATCGGCCTTCGCCTTCGGCCAACCGAGGATCGCAAGCGGGAAACCGACGTTTTCCGCGACGGTCCGCTGCAGGAGCAGGTTGTATCCCTGGAAGACGACGCCGAGCGACTGACGGAGGTTTCGGAGCGCGAGCGGATCGAGGCCGGCAACGGCCTTCCCGTCGATCTCGATTGCGCCGGCGTCCGGTTTCGCGAGCCCGGCGATGCAGCGGAGGAGGGTCGACTTGCCGGCGCCGGACATCCCGATGACGCCGGTGACGGCGCCCTCGCGGATTTCGAAGTCGACGTCGTCGAGGGCGGCGACGTCGCCGTCCGCGCCGGCGAAACGCTTGGTGAGATGGTTGATCCGGATCATGGAAGCTCCTTTCCGAAACGAAAAAGCGGAGACTCGAGAGAGTATCCGCGGCTTATCATGTTTTGATCTCAAAAAGCCATCCGGGAGTCCTTTCGGACCAACAAAAAAGATGACGGTTCGAGTACGCCAAATGATTCTCTGGTTATACTCTATCGCGGTAACGGGCAACCCCGTCGCAGCCTAACCGTCACGGTTCGGTGCGCGACTCCGAGATCATCTCCGCGAACGCATGCATTGCCCCCTCGCACCTGCCGGGGCTCTCTTGGAATGCTTCTGTTCGCGGCACTTCTCTTCGATGTCTTTCGTTTCGATCGAATTGTTAGCACGATTATACCAGATTCAAAGCGGAAATCAAGAGGGCGGAACGAGGTCGTCGGAAATGAAGGCGTTATCATGCGGAGGGAGCGACGACCCCGACCGCAACCCGCATGGGGCGGGAGGGGGGATTCCGGGCCTCTTCGGACGCGATCGACGTCCGCCGAATGAAAAAGATTCCGACCTGAAGTTGATTTCGTCATGGTTCATTGTCCCGTGATCGCCAAGTCTGTGTCAACCAGAAGGTCGTCACAAGCAAGTTTGCGAATGATTCCGATTCGAATCAAGTCATTTGAGGGAAATGTTCAAACAAGACATATACCTCAGACAACCATTGAACAGGTCTACCAATTCCGCATCGATTGCGGCCAATTGTTTTCTTGTAGACTTGAAAACAGAATATTCAGCTAGATATTCAACTGGTTCCATCATCATCCCATCGAATTTATCTTTGCTTCCTGCAATCACCAGGAGCGATGCAAAGAGGGCATCCAATGCTGATTCTTTTGCCTTTTCAAGGTTGAATGAAAGATCTCTTGTATATGAGGAAAAACCACGAATCGCCCTTTTGATGTTTTGATATTGTTCTTTGTCGAGTATCCCTTCTGAGACAATATTGATGCTTGTCCTGATTGTATCCTTCAAAACATCCTCTACGGAAATGGTAGCTTTTCTACGAGAAATTACCGCCTTGGAAATCGTTTCATATATTTCCTTATATGAAGGAGAAAATCGATAATGCTTCATCAAAAACGAAACGTCAAACATTTGTTTGACAACCTCTACGTCTCGGCCTTCATTCAACTTTTTTCCGATTGTGTTTGGAGCGAATGCACACAGTTTGTCAGCCAATAGATCATGGACCGAAGGGGTGATGACTTTCAAAAATGGCGGAGTTGACTGGAGCAAATAGTTGTTGATTTCCACCTCGACTAAATCCCGGTAACTCGATTCATCAAATACGACATCCAGTAAAATGTATGTTTCTCCATTGATGGCGCCGTTATAATGAAATTCGAAATGCTGTTTATCGATGTCATATCTCGGTGTGCGGAAATCCTCAACGACCGATGTGAATTGGGACTTGCCGATGACACGAACCAGGTTTTCTACCAGAAAGAAGTCCTTGTACTTCGGATCGACCAGAATATCAATATCGATAGAAAATCTTGGAAAATCAGAACTAATCAAGGACAAGCAAGTACCGCCCTTAAAGATGAAGTGTTTGAAATTGGCTTGCAGGATTTCAAGAAGATGCAGTCCATGGATCTGCCGCTCGATAATGCCTTGGTCGCTTCTCTCTTCGCCTTTTACTTTGAGTATCCATTCTTTGTCAAATGTCCTAGGATCAATCATGGTTCATAGACCCCAATCACGCTCAGAATGTTTTGAACCTTATTTCTTGTAATCGTTCCTCTGATTCTTGCATAGGACAATAGGGTCGTAATACTGACTCGATACTCTTTGATCATTCTTTTATAGATGTTCAAGATTTCGCTTTGGTCAATATTCAATAATTCTTCGTTGATTGCAAGGATATCCACAAGGATCTTTTCAGGCTTAGGTACGGAAACGTTGTTCGTCTTCCTGTTTGCATATAATGGGGATCTCTTGGGTAACTTTTGAATGATGATGATGTTCTCCAACATATAACTGAAGTAGTCGAACCCTTTGATTCTACTGAGCGGAACTACATTCTTGAAACTCTCCTTCATTTGGAAAAACAAATTGTCTATCCTTGATTCATCCACTTCAATCACAACATAATTCTTATATATTTGATGAACCATGAATTGATTCAAAACAGAAGTCTCCCAAATGGATATTCTGGGATCAATTCCATAACGCGATTGACGATCACTCGAGAGTCTGCGGTTGTATTGATCAAGGAAATCCAATAACTTTGAGTCAATCTTCATTCCAAATGATCGGCTATCGTTTTTGTCAACGACTTTGAATTTTTTATTTCCCAAGTCCTGAATGTATCCCGCGTTCTTAAGGTCAAATAATCTCCACGCCAAAGAAATGGGACTAATGTCTGAAAATTGGTCTCGAACATATGATTCAAGTTCCTTTTTACTTGTGATTGTCCCGATAGGAAAGTTGTCATAAAAATTCTTTTGTAATATATCCACTATTATCCTCTGTAATTTGCGACTATATTGTCTTCAGTAGCATTTTACTCGATTTTATCACCTATTCTTTGCATTGTCAACATTATAGGTAAAATGCGACTCTATTCATTTCAGTCGCATTTTACTTCTGTTCCGCAAAAAAAAGATTCCAACCTAAAGTTGAAATCGGCAAGTCATATTGGAGGACCTAGTCGGATTCGAACCAACGGTCAGGGAGTTGCAGTCCCTTGCCTTTCCTCTTGGCTATAGGTCCAGTCGATGGAATGCGGTCAGCATCGGAGTCCGTATGGTCGGGAAGACAGGATTTGAACCTGCGACCTCCTGGTCCCAAACCAGGCGCTCTACCAAGCTAAGCTACTCCCCGATTAAAAAAAGAATGGCGCGCCCAGCAGGAGTCGAACCCGCAACCTTTAGATCCGTAGTCTAACGCTCTATCCAATTGCGCTATGGGCGCGCTTATATGGCGGTCCCGACGGGATTTGAACCCGCGATCTCCTGCGTGACAGGCAGGCATGTTAGACCACTACACCACAGGACCGTGGTTTCATTCTCTTTTCAGCCGTCGGGAAAGGCCGATATCTATATTACCAAATCCCAAGCCGAAATGCAACTTTTTTCATCCGCTTTCGCATCGTTTTCCGCCATCCCCAGATGCGTCCCGAGTGCGTCTCGCCCCGTTCCTTCAGGCGCGGATGGTATAATGTGCCTGGGGATGTGAATCGACATGGACTATCATGGACATCAGGCGCTCCGCGTGGGCGCGATCGAACTCAAGGTGGCCGACCTCGGCCGCGCGGAATCCTTCTACCGCGACGCACTCGG
Encoded here:
- a CDS encoding FprA family A-type flavoprotein, producing MQTKVKKLAEKLWWVGVNDYDLRVFDIVMETEFGTTYNAYLVVGSEKTALIDTAKVNFQDDYIAKVQSLVDFKDIDYVVLNHTEPDHSGSVARLLDLNPDLTVVATAAGLSNLKEIVNRPFKAVQAKDDAVLSLGNRSLRFFTLPNLHWPDTMFTWLEEDKILFTCDFFGAHYAFEGVFAKNVKNQDDYRKALKDYFDAIMSPFRKFVQKGLERIKDLPLKYVATSHGPVLDETNIEEAKALYAKWAEIRPKNEIPLVVIPIASAYGYTLKMSAEVKKGVEAAFEGKVKVETIDIVGTMTHYIVDRIQAADAFLIGSTTILADTLKPVWDILSSLNPIVDGGKFASAFGSYGWSGEAVPNILARLAQLKMKTIEGLRIRFNPSADQLREAYDFGIRFANFMRGRE
- a CDS encoding methionine ABC transporter permease, which gives rise to MTELIPLLLEGTGETVAMVSLSLFFAVLLGLPAGVVLAVSKPDGIVPRKRVRAILGWTVDTMRSIPFVILMMLLIPFSRFVVGTSIGTVGAIVPLAIAAAPFVARVVEAALAELPPTLIETVVAMGATPWQIVRKVYLVEALPILVRQIPIVAIALLGSSAMAGAAGGGGLGDIAIRYGYYNYRTDVMLVTILILIVLVEAIQIASNAIARRIDRRLR
- the def gene encoding peptide deformylase, whose amino-acid sequence is MKDIRQEGDPILRRRAEEVAMPLSQADYAILKSMMNYILNSQNDALAAEMDLRPAVGLAAPQIGVSKRMFCMNAFDEKGEVLHRYAFVNPKILSSSEEQCYVPGGEGCLSVDEEKNGLVPRAKRIKARAILVDLETARVDEVIVKLSGFPAVVFQHEYDHLLGILFIDKKKAELPGIKPIEFVHEEEAQAE
- a CDS encoding nucleotidyl transferase AbiEii/AbiGii toxin family protein — encoded protein: MIDPRTFDKEWILKVKGEERSDQGIIERQIHGLHLLEILQANFKHFIFKGGTCLSLISSDFPRFSIDIDILVDPKYKDFFLVENLVRVIGKSQFTSVVEDFRTPRYDIDKQHFEFHYNGAINGETYILLDVVFDESSYRDLVEVEINNYLLQSTPPFLKVITPSVHDLLADKLCAFAPNTIGKKLNEGRDVEVVKQMFDVSFLMKHYRFSPSYKEIYETISKAVISRRKATISVEDVLKDTIRTSINIVSEGILDKEQYQNIKRAIRGFSSYTRDLSFNLEKAKESALDALFASLLVIAGSKDKFDGMMMEPVEYLAEYSVFKSTRKQLAAIDAELVDLFNGCLRYMSCLNISLK
- a CDS encoding DUF6577 family protein, which encodes MDILQKNFYDNFPIGTITSKKELESYVRDQFSDISPISLAWRLFDLKNAGYIQDLGNKKFKVVDKNDSRSFGMKIDSKLLDFLDQYNRRLSSDRQSRYGIDPRISIWETSVLNQFMVHQIYKNYVVIEVDESRIDNLFFQMKESFKNVVPLSRIKGFDYFSYMLENIIIIQKLPKRSPLYANRKTNNVSVPKPEKILVDILAINEELLNIDQSEILNIYKRMIKEYRVSITTLLSYARIRGTITRNKVQNILSVIGVYEP
- a CDS encoding ATP-binding cassette domain-containing protein; translation: MIRINHLTKRFAGADGDVAALDDVDFEIREGAVTGVIGMSGAGKSTLLRCIAGLAKPDAGAIEIDGKAVAGLDPLALRNLRQSLGVVFQGYNLLLQRTVAENVGFPLAILGWPKAKADARVAKLLDLVGLADKAKRHPATLSGGQMQRVAIARALAPSPRILLCDEPTSALDGITTRDVVALLSRINREQGVTVVVVTHEIGIVRALCDDVVVLDRGAVAESGPTGSVFTNPRAPITRLLLGEEVS
- a CDS encoding amylo-alpha-1,6-glucosidase, with translation MTYEYDQKALRTKDGVLPQEWYLPDGMGGYAAGSVTNRRFRKHQGYLVVSLNPPTDRTLLLAKVDETMVVGGRTYDLIASTFSLDEVATYGSRVGGVTLEKTVAPRYGGNAVAIRYRIATGKRAAHLCLVPQFTWRNHGDVRTPDRLTFLATAEGARLVLIPDKAPSRKIVAQASLGTFVRHDPAIASDVTYAFDAATGDDRVDAFFQAYALVFDVPAETTLTASLVVALDELPAESAEAIVEASRTRVRDVVLHAGMVDDFAARLVRAGDLFLAHRRSTGLATVLAGLPWFADWGRDTMIAFEGLCLVTKRFPEAREILASFARYEKDGLIPNMFPDAGQDPYYNTADASLWYVHAVDRYLSHTDDEALVRTLFPTLVRIVDRYRHGTGFSIRMDSDGLMRAGSGLDQVTWMDVRIDGVVVTPRHGKPVEINALWHNALCVMDGLARRLGSDPKDYGALTERVRKSFNRRFWNPAKGCLHDVVDPEDPSVRPNMLFACSLPHPLLSQARIRSVVAVATRELLDVYGLRSLSKCDPRFVPEYSGPLRKRDFSYHMGTTWGFLIGTYVDAYLKAHPTDGAKRRMKRLCRSFEDHLREGCVGGVAEIFDGLHGRVSRGCSSQAWSVGELLRTYVQNGLDRI
- a CDS encoding MetQ/NlpA family ABC transporter substrate-binding protein; its protein translation is MKKILSSLSALLVLFALAGCSGKANIADKTITIGATPVPHAEILEAVRAVVEARGYELEIVVFTDYVLPDDALAAGELDANFFQHVPYLNSYNAAHGTSLVSAGAIHFEPLGLYAGTEDDLSAIPSGSSVAVPNDASNLARALLLLEANGLIGLADGAGLSATVLDIVSNPFGLEIVELEAAAIPSRLEDVAFAVINGNYAIEAGVTDRLLVSEAVDSAAADLYANIIAVRAGTENAEAIAVLLEALRTQAVRDFIAASYGVSVVPVF